Below is a genomic region from Dioscorea cayenensis subsp. rotundata cultivar TDr96_F1 chromosome 14, TDr96_F1_v2_PseudoChromosome.rev07_lg8_w22 25.fasta, whole genome shotgun sequence.
TTAAAAGAGTTgtttttaggatttttgatACAATGCatttttatgatatttcaaACTTGTGCTGAAGTTAATGTTATGAGATTTGATATGcgtatttcttttttttgagCTTTCTTTGATCTTTATGCACAAGTAACATGTCTTGTGTGTCCATGTGATTCCTGAGCTTAGGAGTCTTGCATGTTCATTTTTAGTCATATTAGATGTGTATAtcaatttttccaatttttcttcCAACTGATGCAACATATAGCACAAACATGGCGATGTTTAGGTTGGTTAAAGTTCTATAAGGTTAAATCTTGCCATTAAATTTATAACTCCGGATCtggtttcaattttatttaactaCATTGTTTGTGGAGAACAGAGTGATAGAATACTGCATTTTAAATGATTGTTGATGTTGGTCCAATATGTCATGATTTGAAAGTGAGTGAATTTGCCCATCTATTCTATTAGAGTTTCAATATAGTTGATGAGTGACCTATGAAGGCAATGTCAAGTTTACTGTTGCTTGCTACAGCCTGctatttctcaaaataattatCTCTGTTGATCTTCAAGACCTAGTCATATTATTATCTAGTATAATTGCTATCTTTCATGATCTATCTTTTGCTGttattatgtgttcttttgAATTGTATTTCACTGTATGGCTCAATGCATTATCACATCTTTTTCGAGTAGCACTAGTAAAAAAAATGTCTTCAAAATTGAATCTCTATCTTGAAATCTTTGTATGATGGCATTGTTAGCTAAGAGATTCAGTGTTTGCCATCAATTGCCAGTAGACTAAAGGTCTATTGTGTTGCTCTATCTGATTCCTTGTACATCATTAATAAAGAATATCTTTAGTTCGCCTATATCATTTCATGTGACTGCCATTTCCGTGGGTTCTCATTTCTATAATGATCCGGCTTTACACTTCACCTTTAGACTGATAGGTGCTTGCAGATAAAGGCTGGCTTTACTTTTAATCAGAAATTCCTGACAGACTTAGGGTTCAATGTTCCTAAGAAGCTGTGGAAAACACTTATCAAATCAGGACTTAGTTAATCACATTTTCCTAGTTTTGCTATTTGTGTCCAGATTTTGGATGAGACATTCGGATTATACTATAGGAACCGAACTTGTTAATTCAATGCTTCACATACATGattgttcatttttatttgcCATCAGTGGTTTTTGTTTCTTGCTGTTTGCTGATGGAAATTAGCACGTTTTTGTGGTTCATGCTATGTCTCAAGTTTTGGATAGTCTCAAAATAATTCTCTTTGATTTCTGTGACTGTAATGTTCTTTATTGGCACGCCGATTGTGACAAGTATATTTAAAATCGCCTACTGTGGAAATCATTGCAGCCACAAACTTGTTTAAGATGCTTCTCAAATACCGACCTGAGGACAAAGCAGCGAAGAAGGAACGCTTGTTAAAGAGAGCCCAAGCTGAGTCTGAAGGAAAGACTGTTGAAGTTAAGAAGCCAATTGTTGTAAAGTATGGGTTGAATCATGTTACCTACCTTATCGAACAGGTTTGATTTCCCTCTGTTAATTCATGTTTGTTTCCTTAAATCTTGGAGGATAATATGCCATCACTTAATGGATGCAAGTTAGAGCCTTGAATATTGCTTTTTACctataatttattgaaacatGTGTCATTTCCTTGGTGCAGAACAAAGCACAATTGGTGGTTATTGCTCATGACGTTGATCCAATTGAGTTGGTGGTTTGGTTGCCAGCATTGTGCAGAAAAATGGAGATTCCTTACTGTATTGTTAAAGGAAAAGCAAGATTGGGATCGGTGGGTACATCTTGTGTTTTTTAAGATATTGCAATAGCAAATCCTAGTAAGATTCATGTTCTCATATACATTTATTCTTGAATTTTCCAACTACAGATTGTGCACCAGAAGACCGCAGCTGTGTTGTGTCTGACCACTGTGAAGAATGAGGATAAACTGGAATTCAGCAAAATCCTGGAAGCTATCAAGGTAAACCCCTAAAATATACACCACTTTTTCTGCTGCTGCTTGTTTTTTTCCCCCACGTTTAATCTTTGTTCACTGAGACTATGATTATTATTCTTTCAGGCCAACTTCAATGACAAATTTGATGAGATAAGGAAGAAGTGGGGAGGTGGAATAATGGGCACTAAATCTCAGGCCAAAACCAAGGTCAAGGAAAGGCTGCTAGCAAAAGAGGCTGCTCAGAGGATGACCTAGTCCTGTTCTCTCTTCATTTTGCTGTTTcacattttttgttttatcagTACTGCACAATGCTGCCAGTTATGTAGTTCCTTGAGCGCAGTGAACATAGTAAGCATGATTAGCATCCATAACCTCAATTATTTTCTTGGTAACTGAactctctgttttctttttttcacttGATACTTTATGATGCTAGTGTTAATGTCATGCATGGACAAGATGAGTGCTTAATTTTTTCAAGTGTGTTTGGTTTATTGTTTGTCTTAAGATGTGTTGCTgccaagaaaatataaattttattagctCTGGTTGTCCACAGTTATCATTTAATAAAGCAACGCTGGTAATAGACAGGACTTAGAGAGGAGATTTACCTTTTAATccatctattatttattttttttctatgtttatatAGATATTCTCTAGAGTTGGGGCCATTTGAACAAGAGGTGTTACAGAGATTTCAATTAGAAGCAGATTGAACACTTATGAACCAGAagggtttttttgtttgcttaaataataaaaaaaaatgtacatgATAGAACACCATTAGTATAGAATATTAATGACCAGAGAATTTAAATAAGTAaactaacaaagaaaacaagaaggagCAGTCAATGACACGTTCTAAACCAATTTGGCTTGATCACAAACACTAGGCCtagacaaataataataataataataataataataacgaaATCGGCTTAGAGCAAATTATAAGTCATAGTTTTTCAGACTTCACCATATTATACATTGCCTCATATTAGTTTGgtttcaataataattatatagataAACTATGCAGATATCATgttaaaacaaataacaaagatTTACAATCTATATATTCATGGATGATATATTCAACGaggtatttttaaaagataaaaacactccacttgacttttttttttataaatctgtTGTTAAATTATGagatgtatataaataaaagaaacacaaatttttgcttttcttttccctcGTTGGTTATACCAtttataacacaaaaaaaatgtttaaaaaaaaaaatgatggaaagaaGTAATGATAGCCAAAGCGAAAGGGATGAGATTTCTAATGCTATTTCAAGCTGTATTTGCTTGTAGCCATGCTATTCCTTTGGATGCCGgaaaatttttctaagtgttgGTGCCATTGGAAAATATAGAGGAAAGACTTCTTTCAAAggtgatttcttttttttttaaaaaaaaattgtctaaaTAATCTTGGTGCTGATATATTCATcaaaataactcaaattttTGTACATCAATGTCAAATCAACACTTAGGTGCTGATTAAGTATTTTAAATGGTAAAAACTTgagttattttaataattataaagattgaaaaaaaaaacccctccaatttttagtaatttaaaatgcCTAGGTGctgatttaaaattaatgtcATAGCTTAATTGTcgttttgataaataaaaaaattatagataattagaaaaaaaaaaaaaatgaagaccaacttataaataaaacaacaaagacatcaccaataaatatatatacatagaaggCAAGGCTTCATTCAGACAATCATGCATATACttgtaaagtaaaaaaataaaaaataacactgAACACTATATTGTTTATTGGAaaattgttagaaaaaaaaaggttatgtTTCTATGTTCTATGGGGAATTCATTGCTTGAATTTTacgttaaaaagaaaaattcaactCTATTGGGGAAAGTTATATGTGCATCCATCTTATgtgaagaagaaacaaaatcatccattTTGAAAGCTCtatgttctctctctctctctctctctctctctctctctctctatatatatatatatatatatatatatatataaggtaagAATGATGCACCAATTTGAAACTggaattatttacaaaattatttatgatacttatttatttaaagataaTAGAAATTGTAGCTTTAAAATTATAGACTTTAATTGAAATATTGGGggaaatcaattaaatatgatataatattcaaattttaatttatgttttgtttttttaatattaataattaagggATCAAATGCCCATTTAAAAAGAAAGCTGGCTACAGTGTAAGCCAATGACCTACCAAGCACTTAGttctaattttcaaaatgaTAAGATGATAAATATTTGATTCCCTTGATTTATATTAGTATGTCATTTTTACAacttattttattcaaattagatataattagaaaaaaaaaaattaatagattttattttattctccttgtaataaaaaagtataaagtgtgttaaacttaaaaaataatagttatcTATGTTCACATTTTAAACATTgcagttaattattttttcatttatttttatatatcttttattagtttttttagatATGCATTGTCACTTTGTCAGTTCATGTAACAGATACCAATTATACTTTAACTCTTAATTGCTAAAAAGTCTCTCAAGTTCagaaattaattacaaatttttaatcatttaagtTTCTTAGAAGATAAACATTTATGCAGTATTATTTAAACATGTATTTTAGTGTActtaatgataataaaagaaTTGGAGCTAATTAGAAGCCGCCAATTACTCTGTATTATACTATAAGTAAGTACATATTAAATTGCTTCCCTTATGGGGCGATTaactctttttcttatttttatttatttatttttacatatatctatatacgTTTATTGTGATTTAATACTTATTTTATTCCTAATTAATcaccttatttatttttgcgaATAACCTCATCACTCTCCAAATTAAGTAGATTTTCCCTACGTATTATTAGCTTAATATTACTTAATACATTATAATTAttctaaattcaaaatttccacggatttttttgtctttttttatataagaacACAAGCAAGagcaatttataaataatttataatcttCTTTTCTCATAAATGCGTaaggttttttttatctataatttatggataacaataataaaattagttcaaaacgtaaattaaaaattacaaggTCCTttcaatatgaaaatataaattttattttaataaaaattatataattatatatttttttacacatACCATTGTGtgtatgcttatatatatatatatatatatatatatatatatatatatatatatatattatcttttctcATCTATCAATTTCTCAATTAACTTACTCGAGGATAATTCTGCTTACTCTCCAATGTGAATAAGCTAGAATCTCCTTGATAAGTTAGTTGAGAAATTGTTAGACagatgaaacaaatatatatatatatatatatatatttaaaatacttaaAAGTTCCTCCAAATTTCACTTATTCACAGTCAGCCAAATTTGTGTATTCccaagaagttttttttttctttctaataatATACTTTTTAATCATTCTGTCATAAAAGTAGCTAATATTGACAGAAATGCCCCTCatatttttaagcggaaacacataatattaaatggaaaggtcaaatattaaacattaaaaataaatattaaacaaaaagtactatatattaagtaaaaatttatgtagttataTCTAAACACgcaattttaaaagaaaactataCATATTAAATGGAAGTACATGTTATAAGATAGAATAAAGGCTTTGTTTAGATTggtttctcaaaaaaatactttttttttacagtTTAGTTGAAGTGCTtcttaaaaaaagtgctttcatagagtaagttaagcaattttttgtattttgtgtttggattagcttttctATAGAACTCAGAGTCTGTAAAAATAGTTCAAAATGCAGTCGAAGTCTGAGTCACGACTGACCTGAAGAAAAGCTGTCGGGTTTTTACAGCTGCTTTTATGAAAAAAGCccatacaaacaactttttttgaacctagaagtgcttaacttataaaaagcacttctgggttttccaaaaaGTGATCTAAACAAATCCTAAACTGACGAAGTAAGATGCagtaattgaaaagaaaataaaccgAAAAATAAGGGACTGTTTAGAAAATTCAAATATCAGAGGGTATGTCTggaagttttgaaactttcagagatttataattcattttttttgtatctCATGCACAATTCACTGCTTGAATCTCATGTCACAAcaaatgatttattattattattagagttaTAATATTTAGGCCGAATTGGTAGTCTGAATGACAGAATGAATGCCAAGTTGTCATCCATGTTAGCATCCACTTCATTCTTtctcactttttttaaattaatttctttttatcatataAACTTTAGTATAAACGATAAACTGAAAATCCCTTCCCTAAACCTTAAATTGTATATGGCAAACCCCTCTACTGGGTTTTGcgatttattatttagggtttagggtttaggatttaggatttaggttttttgaattttaataagaagattttataatatttgggtGTAAGATTTTTGGTTATTAATGTTTAaagtttattataaatatttaaaactttaaaaattataaaataaaattttagataataaaaaagaaattaaatcttttaaaaaacaatagatAAAGAATTGACATGGATGTTCACATCGATGACAACaaggcatccacatcattcttaCTATCAATTTAGCCTAAatagcattattattattattattattatataacaatATGTGCTTACATATTATTGTTTGAGAAATGAATAAATTGTgattttgaaagttttttttttgaaaaatgaaagtTTTATATGTGCgtgtgtttgtatatatatatatatatatataagcaagaACAACAGatcaattatgaaaacaaacacacaaactggtattttatttctaaaattatttaaaataattattgaactcaaagataattcaaattattttctaattgcAATGTTGGAGGgaaccaattaaataaaatattaaaaataattatattttttaaaaaatatttgttttttaaattttgaataataaagtGAATCAAAAACtagtttgaaaaaattaaaatgaaaaatatttgagtCTCTTGCTATATTAGTTACCTCATCAAAGATCAAATGCACAAGCGCAACATGTGGCTAGTAAGAAATTGAAGAATTTTTCAACAAGGTGTGATTGATCATATTCCTATTATAATTAAGATTATTTATATACTTCTCTTTTGGATTTTTGTAGCTTGCGACCCTTAATTCCGGCAACTCTTGAGCAAGGTAGTACATACACTGAGACgtttcttaaattttttgtttgtcaATACAGAAGCAAATCCTCCACCCAGCAGCGATCTGATCAATTAGAAGTCTTTCTATTATTTCTAGTAAATGAGTCGACCCTTGTTGTCATGGAAAACGTCAACTCTCCTATAGCTTTGTATCTTTCTTGTTTTGTAGTTACTTTGTCCTTTCTTAGTTTTagagtgttttatttttgatgattaaCTCGTAGTtttatattgttgttttgttattcTAATTTTCgttctttcctttttgtttgttggtttgtttttttatttgtttatgttttgtcAGTTTGTATTTGCTTTTAAATAAATCACccatttattcatatttttaaataattttacaaataaccACATCACTGTCCAAAGAAAATATTCTCtgcatattatttatttaatatcatttaataaattataattactccATATATCAAAACTTCAATGGAACTCtcttattgatttttataagaACATGAACGCCAACaattcatataattaattaaaaatatataattttttttatcctaaatATATACAATACTTGCTTCTCGTTTtctttaacttatttttatgattaataactataaaattagattaaaaCGAAGTTAAAAATGACAAGCCCCTTTCAAAGAGTTAATATCCCAATTTGTGAAAGCTAACTTTGAAACCATTTTATTGGTAAGAATATAAATACTTTACATAGAAACCCTGATATCAATAGATTAAGAAGTTATTAGTGAAATGTGAAATGTGAAATATTCAATGTagtattttaacaataaaaaacactccaattgatttttttttttaaatatgccaTTGAAGTATGAGATGTCTATAAATTAAAGAACTACAAATTTCAGtgaaattttacatgaaaaactCAGCCAATAttctcctgatctgaaagagctctctatatatttatatatatattctgaagAACATTAGCAGCTTCTTCCCTGGTTAATCATCTTCGTTTTTATCATGCTTTCCCTTTCTCCTTTCATGCTGGTTATACCATTCATTACACACACAGAGGTACCAAAAGAAAGGTAGGAAACAGGAAATGGTAAGTTGCATCCATCTTGTGTGAAGAATAAACAAACTGTGAATTCTAACATCTTTCATTTTGTAAGTTTTTATGTTGATGTACTCatgtacacacatatatatacatatgaagaACATAAGAACAATGAATCAAATCTGAAACTTGAACATCCAAACTGTTTATTTCTAAAGTTATTTAcaattcttatttatttgaagataatttaaattctaCCTAAAAATTACAGCTTTATAATAGAAATATTAGAGAAACCaaagtataatattatatttaatctttaaataaatatatattttttaatttttgaattgacATAATAAAGAAAAGACATGCAGCTTTGATAACAACAAAACTATGTCAGTTGACAGAAATGGAGCTCAACCTCCGTTTTTATTTGTAAAGTCTCTATTCCTTGGTCAATCTAATACCATGTCTTGTCATGGATTAGATTCTACATATGTTCCTCTATATGCACTATTTTTCTccttactttttaatttttttattgaaaattatatttgaattccTTGGTAATTTTccaaattagtttttaaaataaatataatatcaatAGGTGCAAATACATAAAGTAATTTTTTCATCCTATTTTAATAACTTTTACCAACACATTTAATTTCTTGTGAGAAAGtaagttttaatttaatgttttcattctaaggttgtgtttgattgcaacatggaaaatgagtggaaaagaaaattttttcatagaatatttttttatgaaaaagtttttcatagaaaataaaaaaattattgtttgattggcattattttctggctagaaaatcaagaattttctattaaaaattcttattttgttgtttgatcgcctctatttttcatggaaaaaatctcatttgttgtttgattgcatcaattttcctagaaaaaattacatttttcatggaaaattgtttatatttttcaaaaaaattgtatttttaaaatatactcaaatatcaatagattaaataataatttttgtaaatattttaaaaaatattgtctTTTAGATTATcagtattaatttgttaaaaaaaattaattttttaaaaataaaaataaaaatcctaaatagagatagagatattttaaaaattaaaaataaaaccaaaatagagatggaaaaaaataaaaaccgagaaaaaaaatataaaataagagatacctaatttataaaaaaattgatttttttaaataaaaataaaaaaacctaaaaaagataaagatatttttaaaaatttaaaatacaaaaacaaaaagagagggTAGgaaaaaacctatatatatatatatatatgagagagagagatagcaTGAAAATGGGGAGGGGGTTCGCTGGCCAAAGGGGGGCGGCTGCCCCCCTCTCCCTCCGCCCCCGCCAGTGCCTTTGTTCTCAAACTTGTTGTacaaatttgattattttaataaataaacattaaatattatacaATAAAAAGCAGGCGGCGGATCAAATCTATGAGTTACTATTCCCTAGTAATCTAATTATcagagtatttatttatttaataatatttgttacAATTTCCGTTTCCAACAAAGTACAAACTTTTAGTAGATATATCAACAAATAGAACACAAATTCCTCGAAGATATGAACAAAGATTGAAACTTCATAGGCATATGCGCAAAATAAACCCCTAAATCAGACATTCACATGGATTTATGATCTTCGATGGCACTGGCTTagagcttataaaaaaaaaaaaaatcaaattgcacatcaatttattttttcaaatagccCCTTAGTtttccataaaattttttttttttggattgggAGAGGAAAACTTTACCACAAATTTGAGGAAAAAGTGATCACGTGACCAGTtttgtggaaaaatttttcatgaaaaatttttgcaatcaaacaaccCATTTGACTGGAAAATCCTTGATGGAAAAACTTTCTATGGAAAAAATGGCCAATCAAACATAGccttaatttttatgaaaattaaaaaatatttgaattccTTGGTAATTTccaaattagtttttaaaataaatattattttaataggTGCAAATACATAACGTAATGTTTTCATCttattttaataacttttaCCAACACATTTAATTTCTTGTGAGAAAGtaagttttaatttgtaaatttatgatattttttaaatttcattcattcaaaGTAGGAATTATTAggaaaaaattaatagattttattttaatctccTCATATGATAAAGAAATAGAcatgtataataaataaaatatagcataattttcatttgttaaaCCAATAAAACCcacttatattaatattttaagcaTTACTACTCagttattattagtttattacgtatttttttgtttttagacaAATAAATTGTCAGCTcttttaataactaaaaattatagtttGCCTTTTAAATGTTACAAAGTCCATTTAAAGTCCATCAATTATTAcgaaaattttaaacatttatctcatttgttaaatttaaaaataatcttttaCTGTAAGTTTCTTAGAAGATAAAAAGTTAAGGACTTTGTGCTAAACTTGTAGATGTATGTACTTAATGATGATAAAGAATTGGTAATAATCAGAAGTTACCACTTACCAATAACTCTAAATTGTAAGTgcatacataataaaattgctTCAAGTAATGCACAACTAACTCTTtggttttctcttttatttttattttacatatttagTGTGATTTCAAACTTATctatttactaattatttatattattgactTTTACAAATAACCTAATTACCCACCAAAGAAAATATTTACtgcatattattattcatttaatattgcttcataaattataattattttaaatatcaaaacttTGATGGAATAGGAACATGAACagcaatttataattttatttgtttatgatgGTTCCGGTGAAggtgtgatgtgctaagttCGTCTCCACtcactcaaagattaaacacacacacacaatcaaaacaagagaaaggagacaagtAAATTAGAACCCGCTTAACACAACCTTTGGCTTGTCTACATTTGGGCCAGCCGGAGAAATAATCCATCAAAAGAGATAAGAACAAGGAGACAACACTCTCACCTcccaatataaaaaatatcctctcaagattgccttGACGGCCatacactcaactctcaccgcaGAGTCTCACTAGTGCTCATCTCGAATTCTTGCAAGATCTCTGCGATGTATCGCACTCCACGCCTTAAACAGTCACGCTTTCACCTTCTAGAATTCTCCGCCAGCTCTAACTCGACACCTCCAAATTTAGATGTCGCAAATACTACCACCCATCGAACACGATCgaagttctagccagatgcaccgaATCATGACCTCTAACCTCCCGGCTCACCCCGCCGCTGCTGCAATCGACTGACTGAGCTCCTCCCCGGGCAATTTCTCCTTACGTCACTCAAGGTCTCCCTCCCGANNNNNNNNNNNNNNNNNNNNNNNNNNNNNNNNNNNNNNNNNNNNNNNNNNNNNNNNNNNNNNNNNNNNNNNNNNNNNNNNNNNNNNNNNNNNNNNNNNNNNNNNNNNNNNNNNNNNNNNNNNNNNNNNNNNNNNNNNNNNNNNNNNNNNNNNNNNNNNNNNNNNNNNNNNNNNNNNNNNNNNNNNNNNNNNNNNNNNNNNNNNNNNNNNNNNNNNNNNNNNNNNNNNNNNNNNNNNNNNNNNNNNNNNNNNNNNNNNNNNNNNNNNNNNNNNNNNNNNNNNNNNNNNNNNNNNNNNNNNNNNNNNNNNNNNNNNNNNNNNNNNNNNNNNNNNNNNNNNNNNNNNNNNNNNNNNNNNNNNNNNNNNNNNNNNNNNNNNNNNNNNNNNNNNNNNNNNNNNNNNNNNNNNNNNNNNNNNNNNNNNNNNNNNNNNNNNNNNNNNNNNNNNNNNNNNNNNNNNNNNNNNNNNNNNNNNNNNNNNNNNNNNNNNNNNNNNNNNNNNNNNNNNNNNNNNNNNNNNNNNNNNNNNNNNNNNNNNNNNNNNNNNNNNNNNNNNNNNNNNNNNNNNNNNNNNNNNNNNNNNNNNNNNNNNNNNNNNNNNNNNNNNNNNNNNNNNNNNNNNNNNNNNNNNNNNNNNNNNNNNNNNNNNNNNNNNNNNNNNNNNNNNNNNNNNNNNNNNNNNNNNNNNNNNNNNNNNNNNNNNNNNNNNNNNNNNNNNNNNNNNNNNNNNNNNNNNNN
It encodes:
- the LOC120276287 gene encoding 60S ribosomal protein L7a-2, with amino-acid sequence MAPKRGGKAPVPAKKKPEKVVNPLFEKRPKQFGIGGALPPKKDLHRFVKWPKVVRIQRQRRILKQRLKVPPALNQFTRTLDKNLATNLFKMLLKYRPEDKAAKKERLLKRAQAESEGKTVEVKKPIVVKYGLNHVTYLIEQNKAQLVVIAHDVDPIELVVWLPALCRKMEIPYCIVKGKARLGSIVHQKTAAVLCLTTVKNEDKLEFSKILEAIKANFNDKFDEIRKKWGGGIMGTKSQAKTKVKERLLAKEAAQRMT